A genomic region of Fodinisporobacter ferrooxydans contains the following coding sequences:
- a CDS encoding PP2C family protein-serine/threonine phosphatase, with translation MKKKIDWRYLIFLCAFQGWVLTNPLFGKILATFAAANGINPLSLIYPFLLVYSLSFVFWGILLAKVTLSTRIQTTLLAFILILIIGFNLSCLWVLPKYWKWIFSLEGLLSSYPSFLWLNLIRQRVSPRSIGWNLGVTGFFVEAMLYIVNILSNNFQPRLAFLLFQGLILVAFVCFISSPQSFVVSQASIKPNRFTKKDNTAMFVVLLFIYIIYLEGGLMYQVIDPYLERFPTFFLYYSPLPYTIAMPLIGLLGDNKGFRPITLYGLVLLGGAYAIFALSHSFPAAVIGATAVHLSFAFLDFFVLFVLAKRETRWNTMLGIGIGLCVYNGSILSGSWFSQMFLKFSGDKSPLVIYLFAILLIFLSFLCVDWVNRREIQMNSDEQEMGKELQAAQQVQMGMFPKIQEFPESLDISVCLNGVKQVGGDFYDVIPLSPTRHLLVIGDIMGHGLASALLVSSLLSNIRLESQSEVSPKEILQKVNRYFIRDVRSSLFVTIGLALVDQSHQTITYAGAGHPFPYLIKKSGVQEIELPSIPLGVDAQTVFEQVTVPMQPNDILVLYTDGLIEGENAADEIFGFERFSKLLQTINPLHSLDKSSHAIVETIQSFCSETIKDDSTLFMMRFRQI, from the coding sequence ATGAAGAAAAAAATTGATTGGAGATATTTGATCTTTTTATGTGCTTTTCAAGGATGGGTTCTCACCAATCCATTATTCGGAAAAATACTTGCGACATTTGCTGCAGCGAACGGAATTAACCCGCTGTCACTGATTTATCCCTTTCTGCTTGTATACTCATTATCTTTTGTATTCTGGGGAATTTTGCTTGCAAAAGTTACACTTTCCACACGGATTCAAACAACCTTGCTGGCTTTCATTCTCATTCTTATCATCGGATTCAATCTTTCCTGTTTATGGGTGCTGCCAAAATATTGGAAGTGGATTTTTTCTCTGGAAGGATTGTTGTCATCCTACCCCTCATTTCTATGGTTAAATTTGATTCGGCAACGGGTAAGTCCCCGTTCGATCGGATGGAATTTAGGTGTGACAGGTTTTTTTGTTGAAGCAATGCTTTATATCGTCAACATACTAAGTAATAATTTTCAACCTCGACTAGCTTTCCTACTATTTCAAGGTCTAATTTTGGTTGCTTTTGTATGCTTTATCTCTTCCCCGCAAAGTTTTGTAGTTTCACAAGCATCGATAAAGCCAAATCGTTTCACAAAAAAAGACAATACAGCCATGTTTGTTGTACTGCTTTTTATTTATATTATCTACCTCGAGGGTGGATTGATGTATCAAGTCATCGATCCATATCTGGAGCGATTCCCAACATTCTTTCTCTATTATTCCCCCCTTCCGTATACGATTGCAATGCCACTCATCGGATTGCTGGGAGATAATAAAGGATTTCGCCCCATAACATTATATGGTCTCGTATTATTAGGTGGAGCCTATGCCATCTTCGCACTCTCCCATTCTTTCCCTGCTGCAGTCATCGGTGCTACCGCAGTCCACCTTTCGTTTGCATTTCTCGATTTTTTTGTGTTGTTCGTATTAGCAAAACGGGAAACGAGATGGAATACAATGCTCGGCATTGGTATCGGCTTATGTGTTTATAATGGTTCCATTCTCTCCGGATCATGGTTCAGCCAGATGTTTCTTAAATTTAGTGGTGATAAATCGCCGCTCGTGATTTATTTATTCGCCATTCTTCTCATCTTTCTTTCTTTTTTATGTGTGGACTGGGTGAATCGGAGGGAAATTCAAATGAATTCAGACGAACAAGAAATGGGCAAGGAGCTACAAGCGGCACAGCAAGTGCAAATGGGAATGTTTCCGAAAATACAGGAGTTCCCTGAGAGTCTGGATATTTCCGTGTGCCTGAATGGAGTGAAACAGGTAGGGGGGGATTTTTATGATGTAATTCCATTAAGTCCCACCCGCCATCTGCTCGTCATCGGCGACATTATGGGGCACGGTCTGGCATCTGCTTTGCTGGTGTCCTCTTTGCTGTCCAATATTCGTTTGGAGTCACAATCAGAAGTTTCCCCGAAAGAAATTTTGCAAAAAGTAAACCGCTATTTTATTCGCGATGTTCGCTCTTCTTTATTCGTCACAATCGGTCTTGCCCTTGTCGATCAAAGCCATCAAACAATTACGTACGCTGGTGCAGGACACCCATTTCCTTATTTGATAAAAAAATCAGGGGTACAGGAAATCGAATTACCTTCGATTCCGTTGGGGGTGGATGCGCAGACGGTTTTTGAACAGGTGACAGTCCCCATGCAGCCAAATGATATTTTAGTATTATATACGGATGGTTTAATTGAAGGGGAAAATGCAGCAGATGAAATATTTGGATTTGAGCGGTTTTCCAAACTTTTGCAAACAATTAATCCGCTGCATTCCTTGGACAAGTCCAGTCATGCGATAGTGGAAACGATTCAGTCGTTTTGCAGTGAAACGATAAAAGATGATAGTACGCTATTTATGATGCGTTTTCGACAGATATAA
- a CDS encoding DUF6788 family protein — protein sequence MNTTDKKSRPYRQESTEQLLTRSQQIVESLFDPSQILRGSLITRNIKCGKSACRCSTGEGHPSFYLSTIHQGRTRLDYVPASWEPWVRERLDNYHILQELIVELTEINLELLRRREKSEFLQK from the coding sequence ATGAATACTACTGATAAGAAATCAAGACCCTATCGTCAAGAATCGACTGAACAACTATTAACTCGTAGTCAACAAATAGTAGAGTCCTTATTTGATCCTAGCCAGATCCTTCGCGGTTCTCTTATCACACGCAACATCAAATGTGGTAAATCGGCCTGTCGCTGTTCCACCGGTGAAGGCCATCCTAGTTTCTACCTATCTACTATCCATCAGGGACGCACCCGACTCGATTATGTCCCGGCTTCCTGGGAGCCATGGGTACGTGAAAGATTAGACAATTATCATATCTTGCAGGAACTTATCGTAGAACTGACAGAAATCAACCTAGAGCTTTTACGCCGTCGTGAAAAAAGCGAGTTCCTGCAGAAATAA
- a CDS encoding tetratricopeptide repeat protein, whose amino-acid sequence MKNVAAGFSPSLMLVLTNESQPEPNPTDIAALPSQYMRKVIRNIDRIRPLTAENFKMLRCNHCGRKGKYDIGMIAFDIDRYYKDVKRKQKSGVSIDEYIQTTGYFRCRHCHSAGNWEFPTDFMFVMTTMLLMRTVKMENQGFHFGPLSLFDGSRHRFATDAEEYLLKKIQTQEDSLHWNKLGNLYNKGGRPELATVAFEQSVRLDPTQAESHFSLGQILDQMGEFEMAAAREGEVPVNIQEEEARVELDMIPDKVESFFPVAEMYMGERRKEMPRGIRTLDKYFKPELSYPTPMNKKKKKRK is encoded by the coding sequence TTGAAAAACGTAGCTGCTGGATTCAGCCCATCATTGATGCTTGTCTTAACCAATGAGTCACAGCCGGAGCCGAATCCAACTGACATTGCTGCTCTTCCTAGTCAATATATGAGAAAAGTAATCAGGAACATAGATCGCATAAGGCCTTTGACAGCCGAAAATTTCAAAATGCTTCGTTGCAATCATTGCGGGAGAAAAGGAAAATATGATATCGGAATGATTGCCTTTGATATCGACAGGTACTATAAAGATGTGAAAAGGAAGCAAAAATCAGGGGTCAGTATAGATGAGTATATTCAGACAACCGGTTATTTCCGTTGCAGGCATTGTCATTCAGCGGGGAATTGGGAGTTTCCAACCGACTTTATGTTTGTAATGACGACTATGCTTCTTATGCGTACCGTGAAAATGGAGAATCAAGGTTTCCACTTTGGTCCACTGAGCCTATTTGACGGCAGCAGGCATCGTTTTGCCACCGACGCTGAAGAATATCTGCTTAAGAAAATTCAAACGCAGGAGGACAGTCTTCACTGGAACAAGCTTGGAAATCTATATAATAAGGGCGGAAGACCGGAGCTGGCTACCGTGGCTTTTGAACAATCGGTTCGTTTGGATCCAACTCAGGCGGAATCCCATTTCTCATTGGGACAAATTCTCGATCAGATGGGGGAATTTGAAATGGCGGCTGCAAGGGAAGGGGAGGTTCCGGTAAATATCCAAGAAGAAGAGGCACGGGTTGAATTGGACATGATCCCAGACAAAGTGGAGTCCTTCTTTCCGGTTGCCGAAATGTACATGGGTGAAAGAAGGAAAGAAATGCCTAGAGGAATTCGTACGTTGGACAAGTATTTTAAGCCAGAGCTATCATACCCAACCCCAATGAACAAGAAGAAAAAGAAAAGGAAATAA
- a CDS encoding recombinase family protein has translation MNQTISSMKVHPQHLDRKALIYIRQSTLAQVRFHRESTERQYALQEKALSLGWTQDQIQLIDEDLGLSGGQGSKRQGFQRLVAQVSLGEVGAIFGLEVSRLARSSADLLRLLELCSIFDTIVVDEDGIYDLSDFNDRLILGFKGTMSEAELHFLRSRLIGGKKNKAHKGELRFPLPVGYCHDVDGNTVIDPDEEVQNAVRHIFTAFRATGSAYGVVQFFSQNHLRFPKRAYGGVWAGKLIWGTLTHGRVLGILYNPAYTGAYVFGRYKDRKQLDEQGLFVHRIVRLPKDQWEVLIHDHHPGYISWSEYEENLKQLQQNRTNAEVSGPAREGIALLQGIIVCGKCGRRMSVRYTGNGGIAPRYECKARWENGDRATCSSLRSEPVDQAIAARVLEAVQPAQLELALRSFDKVLSEEDKVETSWKLSLERAQYEVDRAQRQYDLAEPENRLVTRALEARWNEKMATLNQIREEYEHYCSSRAWRPTEQDKQDILSLAENLPRIWRATTTEIKDRKRILRLLIEDVTVFCEPGQADIRLGIRWRNQCHEVVHTTKPLPHHLARKHSMETIDRIRELARDMTDTQIAAHFNQSGYRTPEGKPFTTDSIQWLRYRYRIPGPSKQSNEWTVKEVALHFGVSTHVVYYWLNKGLLKATKIAPGWPWKIKLDEHTKRTLSDWISHSGHISKRSKT, from the coding sequence ATGAATCAGACGATATCGTCCATGAAAGTACATCCACAACACCTGGATCGGAAAGCACTGATCTACATTCGCCAGTCGACCTTAGCTCAAGTCCGATTTCACAGGGAGAGCACGGAGCGACAGTATGCCCTTCAGGAGAAGGCTCTGAGTCTGGGGTGGACACAGGATCAAATTCAACTGATCGACGAGGATTTAGGTTTATCCGGTGGGCAAGGTTCCAAAAGGCAAGGATTTCAACGACTTGTAGCCCAGGTCTCACTCGGGGAAGTAGGTGCGATTTTTGGTCTCGAAGTTTCTCGCCTGGCTCGTTCTTCCGCAGACTTATTGCGCCTACTCGAACTGTGCAGTATATTCGACACCATCGTAGTGGATGAAGACGGCATCTATGACTTGAGTGATTTCAATGATCGTCTCATTTTGGGTTTTAAGGGTACGATGAGTGAAGCAGAGTTACACTTTTTGCGCTCACGTCTCATTGGTGGGAAGAAGAATAAAGCCCATAAAGGAGAGCTGCGCTTTCCCTTACCCGTAGGCTATTGTCACGATGTGGACGGCAACACCGTGATTGACCCGGATGAGGAGGTACAGAATGCCGTGCGTCATATCTTTACTGCCTTTCGGGCAACAGGCAGTGCGTATGGTGTGGTTCAGTTTTTTTCGCAAAACCATCTTCGTTTTCCGAAAAGAGCATACGGTGGTGTTTGGGCAGGAAAGCTTATCTGGGGTACGTTAACCCACGGTCGTGTATTGGGGATACTCTATAACCCTGCTTATACGGGCGCTTATGTGTTTGGTCGCTACAAGGATCGAAAACAATTGGATGAGCAGGGCTTGTTTGTTCATCGCATCGTTCGTTTACCCAAAGACCAATGGGAGGTGCTTATTCACGACCATCATCCTGGGTATATTTCATGGTCAGAGTACGAAGAAAATCTCAAACAACTGCAGCAAAATCGAACAAACGCAGAAGTGAGTGGTCCAGCGAGGGAAGGGATTGCCCTACTTCAGGGAATCATCGTGTGCGGAAAGTGCGGTCGCCGCATGTCTGTTCGTTATACAGGAAATGGCGGGATCGCTCCACGGTATGAATGTAAAGCAAGATGGGAAAATGGCGATCGTGCCACTTGTTCTTCCCTTCGCTCTGAACCGGTAGATCAAGCCATTGCCGCCAGAGTTCTAGAGGCTGTACAACCTGCTCAACTTGAACTCGCCTTACGCTCATTCGACAAGGTTCTAAGCGAAGAAGATAAAGTGGAAACAAGTTGGAAACTTTCCTTGGAAAGAGCCCAGTATGAGGTGGATCGTGCACAACGCCAGTACGACCTTGCTGAACCGGAAAACCGATTAGTGACACGTGCCCTGGAAGCGAGGTGGAATGAAAAAATGGCGACACTCAACCAAATTCGTGAAGAATACGAGCATTACTGCTCAAGTCGTGCATGGCGACCGACAGAGCAAGATAAGCAAGATATTCTATCTTTAGCGGAAAACTTGCCACGTATTTGGCGTGCGACAACAACCGAGATAAAGGACCGTAAAAGAATCCTACGTCTATTAATCGAGGATGTCACTGTTTTTTGTGAGCCTGGTCAAGCGGATATTCGTTTAGGGATCCGCTGGCGCAATCAATGCCATGAGGTTGTTCACACGACCAAGCCCTTGCCGCATCACTTGGCGCGCAAGCATTCGATGGAGACGATTGATCGTATTCGAGAATTAGCCCGCGATATGACAGACACTCAAATTGCAGCACATTTCAACCAATCCGGATACCGAACTCCTGAAGGTAAGCCATTTACCACTGACTCTATTCAGTGGCTACGATATCGCTACCGCATTCCTGGGCCTTCAAAACAAAGCAATGAATGGACCGTAAAAGAAGTAGCTCTTCACTTTGGTGTAAGCACTCATGTGGTCTATTATTGGCTGAATAAAGGTTTATTAAAGGCAACCAAAATAGCACCGGGATGGCCATGGAAAATTAAACTTGATGAACACACTAAGAGGACTCTGTCGGATTGGATTTCTCATTCAGGCCATATTTCAAAACGTTCAAAAACATAA
- a CDS encoding DUF5372 family protein, with protein MQITQSFSQSLGFLTITHPFHPLHDQSFQILKVKEVNGTRMYSIHTDSGIVCIPESWTDRHLPSIQAISRAPNSPLYLGTLKELIDFIKRKDDLQTRKNIMIDNLSHMEVFS; from the coding sequence GTGCAAATTACACAATCATTCAGTCAGTCTTTGGGATTTCTAACAATTACCCACCCTTTCCACCCCCTTCACGATCAATCGTTTCAAATTTTAAAAGTGAAAGAAGTAAATGGAACCCGCATGTACTCCATTCATACCGATTCGGGTATTGTTTGTATCCCTGAATCCTGGACCGATCGTCACTTGCCTTCGATTCAGGCTATTTCCCGTGCTCCTAACTCCCCACTTTACCTAGGGACTCTAAAAGAATTAATTGATTTCATTAAGAGAAAGGATGATCTCCAAACTCGTAAGAATATTATGATTGACAACTTGTCCCATATGGAGGTATTTTCTTAA
- a CDS encoding group II intron reverse transcriptase yields the protein MPAIIDRIVQECVRIILEPIMEAQFFKHSYGFRPMRDAHMALERTTRILYVTGYPWIVEGDISKFFDCVNHNKLCKQLYGMGIRDQRVLMIIKAMLKTGIMDEIQINPLGTVQGGIISPLLANVYLHSFDQWVTREWENKKTKQTYATPSTQQEALKKRSRLKPAYLVRYADDWILATDTKRNAEKWKQRISNYLRSNLKLALSVEKTVITNVREKPIHFLGCECKMIKGKSRTGYVTRTMPDRTRLKSKARELHQKLNTLKRCKNKEALIHEINVVNATIRGIIQYYQCTTWVNIILSKYAYNLKWKAKRVLDKYGGIWLPANEVNNLASVHADYTMGIPAVTYKHANIGITSLAFCKWKKTQLKNPEESPFTIEGRKLYRERTGKTPLRARADELLSLHFSKIISKGATDKRYNFEYFLNRAYAYNRDKGKCRVCDEELQPFNLHIHHIDPHLPQASVNRVNNLAAVHEHCHRQIHSQEDYASLGKKIWKKILSFREKLNRLM from the coding sequence GTGCCCGCCATCATCGACCGCATCGTACAGGAATGTGTAAGAATCATTCTGGAACCGATCATGGAAGCGCAATTCTTTAAGCATTCTTACGGATTCCGCCCGATGCGGGATGCGCATATGGCACTGGAAAGAACGACGCGAATCCTCTATGTCACGGGATACCCCTGGATCGTAGAAGGAGATATTTCCAAATTCTTCGATTGCGTCAACCACAACAAACTGTGTAAACAATTATACGGCATGGGAATACGCGATCAACGAGTGCTTATGATCATCAAAGCGATGCTCAAAACGGGAATCATGGATGAAATTCAGATCAACCCGCTGGGAACGGTACAGGGGGGCATCATCTCACCGCTACTTGCCAACGTGTATCTCCACTCGTTCGATCAGTGGGTGACCCGGGAATGGGAAAACAAGAAAACCAAACAGACGTATGCAACGCCAAGCACTCAGCAGGAAGCCCTCAAGAAAAGGAGCCGCCTCAAGCCTGCTTATCTCGTTCGCTACGCCGATGACTGGATACTCGCGACCGACACCAAACGGAATGCGGAGAAATGGAAACAACGAATCAGCAATTACTTACGATCGAATCTCAAACTGGCATTATCGGTAGAGAAGACAGTCATCACCAACGTCCGAGAGAAGCCGATCCATTTCCTCGGCTGTGAATGCAAGATGATCAAAGGCAAATCACGAACCGGCTATGTGACGCGAACCATGCCCGACCGAACTCGGCTGAAAAGCAAAGCGAGGGAACTCCACCAGAAATTGAATACCCTGAAACGCTGCAAGAACAAAGAAGCTCTCATCCATGAAATCAATGTCGTCAACGCAACGATCAGGGGAATCATCCAATATTATCAATGCACCACGTGGGTCAACATCATCTTGAGCAAATATGCATACAACCTGAAATGGAAAGCAAAGAGGGTATTGGACAAATACGGCGGCATTTGGCTTCCCGCCAACGAAGTGAACAATCTCGCAAGTGTCCACGCAGATTATACAATGGGCATTCCAGCCGTAACGTACAAGCATGCGAATATCGGCATCACTTCGTTGGCATTTTGTAAGTGGAAGAAAACGCAACTCAAGAATCCGGAGGAATCCCCCTTCACGATAGAAGGTCGAAAGCTGTATCGGGAACGAACAGGAAAGACACCCTTGCGGGCACGGGCAGATGAGCTGTTATCTCTGCACTTTTCTAAAATCATCAGCAAAGGCGCGACCGACAAGAGATACAACTTCGAATACTTCCTGAATCGAGCTTATGCTTATAACCGGGACAAAGGGAAATGCAGGGTCTGTGACGAAGAACTACAACCGTTCAATCTACACATCCACCATATTGACCCTCACCTCCCGCAGGCTTCCGTCAATCGAGTCAACAATTTAGCCGCGGTACATGAACATTGCCACAGACAGATTCATAGCCAAGAGGATTATGCCTCGTTAGGCAAGAAGATCTGGAAAAAGATTCTATCCTTCAGAGAAAAGTTGAATCGTCTCATGTAG
- a CDS encoding IS1380 family transposase — MPVHFEFEQSNEYLTSHSGLAAIGQLIAQTRLTQRLDHTKLDGVRSPDISNGDIMSSYLGLLCQGKNDFDAIEPFREDDFFALSLDLKLVPSSPTLRQRLDMAGASEDADWQTILKEESATLLKTINVPLTPIMIRLPDGTEQQFLPLDVDVSPFDNSKTKKEGTSRTYKAFDGYAPIFAYLAREGYNMNVELREGKQHCQNGTPAFLSQSIHYARMITEQPLLVRLDSGNDSKDNLVVCHAEETKADYIIKRNLRKESREEWLTVAQTKGICCEQREGKKVYIGSTSLYVKEMQQSVRVVFQVTERTITKDGQVLFVPEIEVDTYWTSLTCSAWQVIELYHDHGTSEQFHSEIKTDLDMERLPAGKFKTNDVILHAGVFAYNLLRIIGQQSLQTPFSPLKKSVQRRRIRTVIQNMIYLAARLVRHARKWKLRFGCYCPWFHTVKQMYTTASS, encoded by the coding sequence ATGCCGGTACATTTTGAATTTGAACAATCCAATGAATACCTGACTTCGCATTCGGGACTTGCTGCCATAGGCCAATTGATTGCACAAACCCGATTGACACAACGATTGGATCATACGAAACTCGACGGAGTTCGTTCTCCTGACATTTCCAACGGCGACATCATGTCTTCCTATCTGGGTCTGCTTTGTCAAGGCAAGAACGACTTCGATGCCATCGAGCCTTTCCGTGAAGATGATTTTTTTGCCCTCTCGTTGGACTTGAAATTGGTTCCTTCCAGTCCCACACTGCGTCAGCGTCTTGATATGGCGGGAGCATCGGAAGATGCGGATTGGCAAACGATATTGAAGGAAGAGTCGGCGACGTTATTGAAAACCATCAACGTTCCCCTTACTCCAATTATGATCCGACTGCCCGATGGGACAGAACAACAGTTTCTTCCGCTTGATGTAGATGTTTCGCCCTTTGACAACTCCAAGACCAAAAAGGAAGGCACTTCCCGAACGTACAAGGCGTTTGATGGTTACGCACCCATCTTCGCTTATCTGGCTCGGGAAGGATACAACATGAACGTCGAATTACGGGAAGGCAAGCAACATTGCCAAAATGGGACACCCGCCTTTCTAAGCCAGAGCATTCACTATGCCCGCATGATCACAGAACAGCCTCTATTGGTTCGCCTAGATTCGGGCAATGACAGCAAGGACAATCTTGTCGTGTGCCATGCAGAAGAAACAAAAGCAGACTACATTATCAAACGCAACTTACGCAAGGAATCCCGCGAAGAGTGGCTTACGGTCGCTCAAACCAAAGGAATCTGCTGTGAACAACGGGAAGGGAAAAAGGTGTACATCGGTTCGACTTCCCTTTACGTGAAAGAAATGCAACAGTCGGTTCGTGTCGTATTTCAAGTGACGGAACGTACGATCACCAAAGACGGACAAGTGTTGTTCGTGCCGGAAATTGAAGTCGATACCTATTGGACATCCCTTACCTGTTCCGCTTGGCAAGTCATTGAATTGTATCATGATCACGGAACTAGCGAGCAATTTCACAGCGAAATCAAGACAGATCTTGATATGGAACGGCTGCCGGCAGGCAAATTTAAAACGAATGACGTAATCCTGCATGCGGGTGTATTCGCCTATAATTTGCTACGGATCATCGGCCAACAAAGCTTGCAAACACCATTCTCGCCACTCAAAAAGTCTGTTCAGCGCCGACGGATTCGAACGGTCATTCAAAACATGATTTATCTTGCAGCTCGCTTGGTTCGACACGCTCGTAAATGGAAACTGCGATTTGGCTGTTACTGTCCGTGGTTTCATACGGTCAAGCAAATGTATACGACTGCTTCTTCGTAA